A single Eleginops maclovinus isolate JMC-PN-2008 ecotype Puerto Natales chromosome 5, JC_Emac_rtc_rv5, whole genome shotgun sequence DNA region contains:
- the epn3b gene encoding epsin-3 isoform X1: MTTSALRRQVKNIVHNYSEAEIKVREATSNDPWGPSSSLMSEIADLTFNVVAFAEVMGMVWKRLNDSGKNWRHVYKALTLLDYLLKTGSERVAQQCRENAFTIQTLRDFQYMDRDGRDQGANVREKARQLVCLLRDEERLRQERSQALKTKERMAGGGSGGGGGVYGGIPPSYHPGRRTSQPSMAVLYGEEFSRSRGSPSSFNSSSSSPRAASDLEQARPQTSGEEELQLQLALAMSREENQKEQCCRQGDESLLQKALDESRRESESGTQESAMLDLVDIFGQSSEAPPPPHDPWNSTQPSDEVSSDPWDSVAIQSSPPVIGSPWTAPPSSSNASNPWAPCAEPHPDPWEAPPISSSPVNHAWDSPTDIADGDGEDVFDAQEEENPKQEVPQLSSPQPASPTDDELFGVKADSDPFAGADFNPDPFGSDPPVKPLINGRESASPEIFDLSRLAPPLSAPASRLCRTPEAFLGPTGASLVNLDALIPSNPASKMHNNPFLLGLSAPSPTNPFHCDQPRLTLNQMRPCSTSPLPPHMLSYSPSLPLPLHHQPSILPSSLTQPHAGLLDLPSNLPQPLLPLSPRRAQRTQSQTHSHNPFL, from the exons ATGACAACCTCAGCCCTGCGCCGGCAGGTGAAGAATATTGTGCACAACTATTCAGAAGCGGAGATCAAG GTTCGAGAAGCCACTTCAAACGATCCATGGGGCCCCTCATCGTCTCTCATGTCAGAGATCGCTGACTTGACCTTCAATGTGGTGGCGTTTGCTGAGGTCATGGGCATGGTGTGGAAACGCCTCAACGACAGCGGCAAAAACTGGCGACACGTTTACAAG GCGCTGACTCTGTTGGATTACCTGCTGAAGACAGGATCAGAGAGAGTGGCCCAACAGTGCCGCGAGAACGCATTCACTATTCAG ACGCTACGTGACTTCCAATACATGGACCGCGACGGCAGAGATCAGGGAGCCAACGTGAGGGAAAAGGCCCGCCAACTGGTGTGTCTCCTTCGGGACGAGGAGCGGCTTCGCCAGGAGAGAAGTCAGGCCCTGAAGACTAAGGAGCGAATGGCTGGAGGGGGCAGTGGAGGGGGCGGGGGTGTGTATGGAGGTATACCACCGTCTTACCACCCAGGCAGGCGGACAAGTCAGCCCAGCATGGCTGTGCTTTACGGGGAGGAGTTCAGTCGCTCCCGAGGCTCTCCATCTTCATTTAACT CCTCGTCCTCGTCCCCTCGCGCCGCCTCAGACCTGGAGCAGGCTCGACCTCAGACCAGCGgcgaggaggagctgcagctccAGTTAGCTTTAGCcatgagcagagaggagaatCAGAAg GAGCAGTGCTGTCGCCAAGGAGACGAGTCTCTGTTACAGAAGGCCCTGGatgagagcaggagagagagtgagtcgGGTACACAGGAG TCAGCCATGCTGGACCTGGTGGACATATTTGGCCAGTCATCCGAGGCCCCACCTCCGCCTCATGACCCTTGGAACTCTACCCAACCCAGTGACGAGGTCTCGTCGGACCCCTGGGACTCTGTAG CGATCCAATCCAGCCCTCCTGTGATTGGTAGCCCTTGGACGgcccctccctcttcctccaaTGCATCCAATCCTTGGGCTCCATGTGCAGAGCCACACCCAGACCCCTGGGAAGCACCGCCCATCTCCTCCAGTCCTGTCAATCATGCGTGGGACAGCCCAACAGACATAG cAGATGGTGATGGGGAAGATGTGTTCGATgcacaggaagaggagaatCCTAAACAGGAAGTTCCTCAGCTGTCCTCCCCTCAACCTGCTAGTCCCACAG ATGACGAGCTGTTTGGAGTAAAGGCAGACTCGGACCCATTTGCTGGAGCAGATTTTAACCCCGATCCGTTTGGGAGCGACCCTCCTGTGAAACCTTTGATAAACGGACGAGAATCGGCTAGCCCGGAGATCTTTGACCTGTCCCGGCTAGCACCCCCCCTCAGTGCCCCTGCTTCACGGTTGTGTCGAACCCCAGAGGCCTTCCTGGGACCTACGGGGGCCTCGCTGGTCAATTTAGACGCACTTATACCCTCCAACCCCGCCAGCAAGATGCACAACAACCCCTTCCTCTTAG GTCTGAGCGCTCCTTCTCCCACCAACCCGTTCCACTGCGACCAGCCTCGCCTCACACTCAACCAAATGCGACCATGCTCCACATCCCCACTGCCCCCCCACATGCTCTCCTACAGTCCGTCGCTGCCCCTCCCGCTGCACCACCagccctccatcctcccctcctccctcacacaACCTCACGCCGGACTCCTGGACCTCCCCTCTAACCTCCCGCAGCCCCTGTTGCCGCTCTCTCCACGACGGGCGCAGCGCACtcaatcacagacacacagccacAACCCCTTCCTCTGA
- the mycbpap gene encoding MYCBP-associated protein, translating to MAFQSQDITKIHIPKAPKGRPKPALMACVQKTKPTEQANYATGGPVTHPVNLDPDSPPPDCTASEELHFDDQDMVLPHSILGTLEDFRSYLEAKGETELVKRIAKSRKYTSPEAPGRHRSEAVEDRRGIPSGNRNIQSNALQHWQAHMTQRRRQQDLLSDMLDRPVESLLMNQDNRFRETQEQREFPNQAMPLIHSRYGYRVGSEFWSLPQRFGDEMSGIAATLTQTEQGRCKPVTRVGQPSSVRREAGIISSETRPASRTWDQSTYLQHQCQEPEELLQDMDVKKPEIRGLEVIGSSTPVTSVRVCRGPLLEKLEEETEHKRMTKEDLDPLAQYDDVWTDALLIPALRFGGQLAGWTGNSPINHGQVGIGATIIFEALTGEIASSHLELHNEGSTAMFYSWQQLPVPCYLPNLRSRTQSLHFYFNSSSGVIRPGVTQWVEFIFKSEEPGIKTEIWQLNTHPVLLRGASMQVTLRGVALHQDKTADQRLFLQTKLEKIVKEKLCRSIVYDMLQGVRTPERPSSPAELYVTEEQTFLRQNPKLKYNYQPVEDLKRLWQELKPGSVWDLSVDTLRQVVLSLPKHESAQEQSLAQINALILQLSESSHLKQHQLTAGTIGQQLWRELLNKMAGEAMWLRDLLGLPERDTWIDEKEESPISNADMANTKDEKSEKKGVAAAKEEKSGVKSNKGESKSATTEKSVKDIKKKGKRREEVGKRTKEKQGKESDSLTETASQSISEEGLDDPHVETHEIDNYKRLLHTKVYALMEDLVDNLCDRMDDLNEGDEPDTITTRDRQRSPLNT from the exons ATGGCCTTTCAGTCACAGGACATCACTAAA ATTCATATACCTAAAGCTCCGAAGGGCCGCCCAAAACCAGCTCTCATGGCTTGTGTGCAGAAGACAAAGCCAACTGAACAAGCTAACTATGCCACGGGAGGGCCAGTGACACATCCAGTGAATCTGGACCCTGACTCTCCACCCCCAGACTGCACAG CATCAGAAGAGCTTCACTTTGATGACCAAGATATGGTTCTTCCACATAGTATTCTGGGTACTCTAGAGGATTTCAGAAGTTATCTGGAAGCCAAAGGGGAGACAGAG TTGGTGAAGCGAATAGCAAAGTCCAGGAAATATACCTCACCTGAGGCCCCAGGGAGACATCGATCAGAGGCTGTGGAGGATAGGCGTGGTATACCTTCAGGCAACAGAAATATTCAGAGCAATGCCCTGCAGCACTGGCAGGCACATATGACGCAGCGCAGACGGCAGCAGGATCTCTTATCTG ACATGCTCGACAGGCCGGTAGAAAGCTTACTGATGAACCAGGATAACCGTTTCAGAGAAACTCAGGAGCAGAGGGAGTTTCCAAACCAAGCCATGCCTCTCATCCACTCTAGATAT GGTTACCGTGTGGGCAGTGAGTTTTGGAGCCTCCCACAGCGGTTTGGAGACGAAATGAGTGGCATTGCAGCCACTCTGACTCAGACGGAGCAGGGCAGATGTAAACCTGTCACACGCGTAGGACAACCGAGCAGCGTACGCCGGGAAGCAG GAATTATTTCTTCTGAGACTCGTCCAGCGTCCCGGACTTGGGACCAGAGCACATACCTGCAGCACCAGTGCCAGGAGCCCGAGGAGCTTCTGCAGGACATGGATGTCAAAAAGCCg GAGATCCGTGGACTGGAGGTTATTGGCTCTAGCACGCCTGTCACTTCCGTCAGAGTGTGTCGTGGTCCCTTACTGGAGAAGCTggaagaggagacagagcaCAAGAGAATGACGAAAGAGGACCT GGATCCTCTGGCACAGTACGATGATGTTTGGACCGACGCTCTGCTCATTCCTGCCTTGAGGTTCGGTGGTCAGCTTGCTGGCTGGACTGGAAACTCTCCCATCAACCAC GGACAAGTAGGAATCGGTGCCACAATTATTTTTGAGGCCCTGACTGGAGAAATAGCATCATCCCACCTGGAGCTGCACAACGAGGGCAGCACGGCCATGTTCTACAGCTGGCAGCAGCTTCCGGTGCCATGCTACCTCCCAAACCTGCGATCACGCACACAGAGTCTGCACTTCTACTTCAACTCCTCAagtg GCGTGATTCGTCCAGGCGTCACCCAATGGGTTGAGTTTATATTTAAGTCAGAGGAGCCAGGCATCAAAACTGAGATTTGGCAGCTCAACACCCACCCTGTGCTGCTGCGAGGAGCCTCCATGCAGGTCACTCTGAGAGGAGTGGCTCTGCACCAGGACAAAACTGCAGACCAGAGGCTTTTCTTACAG ACGAAGCTGGAAAAGATAGTGAAGGAGAAACTGTGTCGGTCCATTGTGTATGACATGCTGCAGGGGGTCCGCACCCCAGAGAGACCAAGCTCTCCTGCAGAACTCTACGtcaccgaagagcaaacgttTTTACGCCAAAACCCCAAG ttgaAGTACAATTATCAGCCAGTGGAGGATCTAAAGAGACTGTGGCAAGAACTGAAACCAGGAAGCGTCTGGGACCTCTCTGTGGATACACTCCGACAG GTTGTGCTGTCCCTGCCTAAGCATGAGTCCGCTCAGGAACAGAGCCTGGCCCAGATCAATGCTCTgattctgcagctctctgaatcGTCTCATCTCAAGCAACACCAGCTAACTGCGGGAACTATTGG GCAGCAGCTGTGGAGGGAACTCCTCAACAAGATGGCTGGTGAGGCCATGTGGCTCAGAGACCTGCTAGGCCTTCCAGAGAGAGACACATGGATCGATGAAAAGGAGGAATCCCCAATCTCTAATGCTG ATATGGCTAATACCAAAGATGAGAAGAGTGAGAAAAAGGGAGTAGCGGCTGCTAAAGAAGAGAAAAGTGGAGTGAAGTCCAACAAAGGGGAGTCCAAGTCAGCAACAACTGAAAAATCAGTGAAA GACATCAAAAAGAAAggcaaaagaagagaagaagtgGGGAAACGCACTAAGGAAAAACAAGGGAAGGAGTCGGACTCACTGACTGAGACCGCCTCACAAAGCATCAGTGAAGAAGGTCTCGATGACCCACACGTAGAGACACACGAGATTGACAATTACAAAAGGCTCCTGCATACAAAG GTGTATGCACTGATGGAAGACCTGGTGGACAACCTGTGTGACCGGATGGATGATCTTAACGAGGGAGATGAACCTGACACTATCACCACGAGAGACAGGCAAAGGAGCCCTCTGAATACATAA
- the epn3b gene encoding epsin-3 isoform X2, protein MTTSALRRQVKNIVHNYSEAEIKVREATSNDPWGPSSSLMSEIADLTFNVVAFAEVMGMVWKRLNDSGKNWRHVYKALTLLDYLLKTGSERVAQQCRENAFTIQTLRDFQYMDRDGRDQGANVREKARQLVCLLRDEERLRQERSQALKTKERMAGGGSGGGGGVYGGIPPSYHPGRRTSQPSMAVLYGEEFSRSRGSPSSFNSSSSSPRAASDLEQARPQTSGEEELQLQLALAMSREENQKEQCCRQGDESLLQKALDESRRESESGTQESAMLDLVDIFGQSSEAPPPPHDPWNSTQPSDEVSSDPWDSVAIQSSPPVIGSPWTAPPSSSNASNPWAPCAEPHPDPWEAPPISSSPVNHAWDSPTDIDGDGEDVFDAQEEENPKQEVPQLSSPQPASPTDDELFGVKADSDPFAGADFNPDPFGSDPPVKPLINGRESASPEIFDLSRLAPPLSAPASRLCRTPEAFLGPTGASLVNLDALIPSNPASKMHNNPFLLGLSAPSPTNPFHCDQPRLTLNQMRPCSTSPLPPHMLSYSPSLPLPLHHQPSILPSSLTQPHAGLLDLPSNLPQPLLPLSPRRAQRTQSQTHSHNPFL, encoded by the exons ATGACAACCTCAGCCCTGCGCCGGCAGGTGAAGAATATTGTGCACAACTATTCAGAAGCGGAGATCAAG GTTCGAGAAGCCACTTCAAACGATCCATGGGGCCCCTCATCGTCTCTCATGTCAGAGATCGCTGACTTGACCTTCAATGTGGTGGCGTTTGCTGAGGTCATGGGCATGGTGTGGAAACGCCTCAACGACAGCGGCAAAAACTGGCGACACGTTTACAAG GCGCTGACTCTGTTGGATTACCTGCTGAAGACAGGATCAGAGAGAGTGGCCCAACAGTGCCGCGAGAACGCATTCACTATTCAG ACGCTACGTGACTTCCAATACATGGACCGCGACGGCAGAGATCAGGGAGCCAACGTGAGGGAAAAGGCCCGCCAACTGGTGTGTCTCCTTCGGGACGAGGAGCGGCTTCGCCAGGAGAGAAGTCAGGCCCTGAAGACTAAGGAGCGAATGGCTGGAGGGGGCAGTGGAGGGGGCGGGGGTGTGTATGGAGGTATACCACCGTCTTACCACCCAGGCAGGCGGACAAGTCAGCCCAGCATGGCTGTGCTTTACGGGGAGGAGTTCAGTCGCTCCCGAGGCTCTCCATCTTCATTTAACT CCTCGTCCTCGTCCCCTCGCGCCGCCTCAGACCTGGAGCAGGCTCGACCTCAGACCAGCGgcgaggaggagctgcagctccAGTTAGCTTTAGCcatgagcagagaggagaatCAGAAg GAGCAGTGCTGTCGCCAAGGAGACGAGTCTCTGTTACAGAAGGCCCTGGatgagagcaggagagagagtgagtcgGGTACACAGGAG TCAGCCATGCTGGACCTGGTGGACATATTTGGCCAGTCATCCGAGGCCCCACCTCCGCCTCATGACCCTTGGAACTCTACCCAACCCAGTGACGAGGTCTCGTCGGACCCCTGGGACTCTGTAG CGATCCAATCCAGCCCTCCTGTGATTGGTAGCCCTTGGACGgcccctccctcttcctccaaTGCATCCAATCCTTGGGCTCCATGTGCAGAGCCACACCCAGACCCCTGGGAAGCACCGCCCATCTCCTCCAGTCCTGTCAATCATGCGTGGGACAGCCCAACAGACATAG ATGGTGATGGGGAAGATGTGTTCGATgcacaggaagaggagaatCCTAAACAGGAAGTTCCTCAGCTGTCCTCCCCTCAACCTGCTAGTCCCACAG ATGACGAGCTGTTTGGAGTAAAGGCAGACTCGGACCCATTTGCTGGAGCAGATTTTAACCCCGATCCGTTTGGGAGCGACCCTCCTGTGAAACCTTTGATAAACGGACGAGAATCGGCTAGCCCGGAGATCTTTGACCTGTCCCGGCTAGCACCCCCCCTCAGTGCCCCTGCTTCACGGTTGTGTCGAACCCCAGAGGCCTTCCTGGGACCTACGGGGGCCTCGCTGGTCAATTTAGACGCACTTATACCCTCCAACCCCGCCAGCAAGATGCACAACAACCCCTTCCTCTTAG GTCTGAGCGCTCCTTCTCCCACCAACCCGTTCCACTGCGACCAGCCTCGCCTCACACTCAACCAAATGCGACCATGCTCCACATCCCCACTGCCCCCCCACATGCTCTCCTACAGTCCGTCGCTGCCCCTCCCGCTGCACCACCagccctccatcctcccctcctccctcacacaACCTCACGCCGGACTCCTGGACCTCCCCTCTAACCTCCCGCAGCCCCTGTTGCCGCTCTCTCCACGACGGGCGCAGCGCACtcaatcacagacacacagccacAACCCCTTCCTCTGA